A region of Enoplosus armatus isolate fEnoArm2 chromosome 14, fEnoArm2.hap1, whole genome shotgun sequence DNA encodes the following proteins:
- the pde4ca gene encoding 3',5'-cyclic-AMP phosphodiesterase 4D isoform X4, whose product MPEVSYFISVSWMFIQFKRMLNRELTQLSETSRSGNQVSEFISSTFLEKQHDMDIMSPPTKEKDKKKQPMSQISGVKKATHSPSLAPSTIPRFGVSASQEGLLARELEDINRWGIDIFKVSEYSGNRPLTVTMYTIFQERDLLKSFKIPADTFITFMMTLEDHYHADVAYHNNIHAADVVQSTHVLLSTPALEAVFTDLEILAALFASAIHDVDHPGVSNQFLIITNSELALMYNDSSVLENHHLAVGFKLLQEDNCDIFQNLSKKQRQSLRKMVIDMVLATDMSKHMNLLADLKTMVETKKVTSLGVLLLDNYSDRIQVLQNMVHCADLSNPTKPLELYRQWTDRIMVEFFSQGDRERDKGMEISPMCDKQNASIEKNQVGFIDYIVHPLWETWADLVHPDAQEILDTLEDNREWYQSMIPRSPSPNPEGQEEGAVAGEASALGGGSTSADKFQFELTLEEEGESDTESPPEEEEGYSGSRGPELSRTDSGSGLDAVSAMTHLLPRKLTTDSGRTFSLDSEKDMAEDRETDEEGVSGVPRFRLGT is encoded by the exons ATGCCAGAAGTGAGTTATTTCATCTCGGTGTCGTGGATGTTCATTCAG TTCAAGAGGATGCTCAACCGAGAGCTCACCCAGCTGTCAGAAACCAGCCGTTCAGGGAACCAGGTGTCTGAGTTCATCTCTAGCACCTTCCTAG AGAAGCAACATGACATGGACATCATGTCTCCCCCCACCAAGGAGAAGGACAAGAAGAAGCAGCCCATGTCCCAGATCAGCGGTGTGAAGAAGGCCACCCACAGCCCCAGCCTCGCCCCCTCCACCATACCTCGCTTTGGGGTCAGCGCCAGCCAGGAAGGACTCCTGGCCAGG GAGTTGGAGGACATAAACAGATGGGGTATTGACATCTTTAAGGTCTCTGAGTATTCTGGGAATCGCCCACTGACGGTTACCATGTACACCATCTTCCAG GAGCGTGACCTGCTGAAGTCCTTCAAGATTCCAGCGGACACTTTCATCACCTTCATGATGACTTTGGAGGATCATTACCATGCTGACGTGGCCTACCACAACAACATCCACGCTGCAGACGTGGTCCAGTCCACGCATGTCTTACTGTCCACACCTGCTCTGGAG GCCGTGTTTACTGATCTGGAGATCCTCGCCGCTCTGTTTGCCAGCGCCATTCATGATGTGGATCACCCTGGAGTTTCCAATCAGTTCCTCATCATCACCA actcAGAGCTGGCCCTGATGTACAATGACTCGTCTGTGTTGGAGAATCACCACCTGGCTGTTGGCTTTAAGCTTCTGCAGGAAGACAACTGTGACATCTTCCAGAACCTCAGCAAAAAGCAGAGACAGTCACTGCGCAAAATGGTCATTGATATG GTGCTGGCCACAGATATGTCTAAACACATGAACCTACTGGCAGACCTGAAAACCATGGTGGAGACCAAGAAAGTCACCAGTCTAGGAGTCCTACTGCTGGACAACTACTCAGATCGCATACAG GTCCTTCAGAACATGGTGCACTGTGCAGACCTGAGCAACCCCACCAAGCCTCTTGAGCTGTACCGGCAGTGGACAGACCGCATCATGGTGGAGTTTTTCTCCCAgggggacagggagagagataaGGGCATGGAGATCAGCCCCAtgtgtgacaaacaaaatgCCTCAATAGAGAAGAACCAG gTGGGTTTCATTGACTACATTGTTCATCCTCTGTGGGAGACATGGGCCGACCTTGTCCACCCAGATGCACAGGAGATCCTGGACACGCTGGAGGATAACAGAGAGTGGTACCAGAGCATGATCCCCCGCAGCCCCTCACCCAACCCAGAGGGCCAGGAGGAGGGAGCCGTCGCCGGGGAAGCCTCAGCACTTGGTGGCGGCTCCACTTCGGCCGACAAGTTCCAGTTTGAGCTGACCttggaagaagaaggagagtcTGATACAGAGAGTCcacctgaggaagaggagggctaCAGCGGCAGCAGGGGGCCTGAACTCTCCAGGACTGATTCTGGCAGCGGATTGGATGCAGTGTCTGCTATGACTCACCTGCTCCCCAGAAAGCTTACTACTGATTCAGGCAGGACGTTTTCTTTAGACTCTGAGAAAGACATggcagaagacagagagacagatgaggaagGCGTCTCTGGGGTACCACGCTTCAGACTCGGCACATAG